The Malus domestica chromosome 17, GDT2T_hap1 genome contains the following window.
CGATCTATTGAATTTCTGGCATCTGAAATAGGTCAACACAGTTGAAGGGGTTACCACACTACAAATCCCACCAGGCACCCAACCTGGGGATATTCTTGTCCTGGCAAAAAAGGGAGTGCCTAAGCTGAACAAACCATCAATACGTGGCGACCACATATTTACAATTAAAGTAACAATACCAAATCGTATCAGGTAtacatttttctctttttctttctattttcattGTTACTGGGTAGCTGTAGCGGATTTGCCACAAATTCATCTCCCTGTATTGTTGCGACTTAAATGTATTGTTACAGACTTCAAATACTCAAAAGTTTTGGTGAATGCTTTTTGGCAATATGTCAGCTCTTCTAGTGGTAGAACATCCATGAGAAATTAAAAAGACACGAATATCATTAAGAGACACAATATAAAAGAAACATGAATACGATAGTAGcttgtaaatatattaaatgacttaACTTGGAAAGTAAAAAGGAAATGTTAAAAGGTGGATGAACACTACTGGGAATGTTGTCAGCTATCATCATTCGGTACATGTGGTGCTGTGGAAGCACACTCATGAAGACAGAAACGAGTATTGGTTGGAGAGAAGGGGCATGGTTGTTTGCTcgattcacaaataataaacatCAAAGAGATCTTTAAGCTTCTATTTTCTTGTATACATGCATTCTCTAAAGAATGGGAGTTTTTTGAAATATTAACCgacatttttcattcatttataGTTCCAAGGAGCGTGAATTGCTGGAAGAACTTGCTTCACTGAGTAATACTACTGCCACACGTTCACGTACTCGCCCTAAAGTGCCGCCAGCTAGTAAGTAATCGCTTTGTCGTTTGAGGATGTTTTCTTTGCTTGCGCATGTTACAAACACTTTAGTTTCAGGTTCAGTGTACAGATTTATGATTTATCTGACTTGACTTTGATGCTTTTGCTTCTGCAGCAACTAGTACGGAAACTGAGGTGGGAGCGGTTGGGGAGAAAACAGAGGAAGGAGGAGATCAAGATGACCCATGGAAGAAGTTAAAAGACTTTGCAGGGTaaatctctctctgtctctctctctttctctctctctcacacatacAATGATATCTTTCACGCACTGAGTATTTATGCAACTTAACTGCGGTCACTAATTACCGAGTGAAAATTCTACATCTGTTTCTAAAAAGTATAAAAAGATATGGAAAAGGCGGTTGATATTTATTTCCTGGAGGTACTCTGTTATTTGTGGCATATCCAGATATGTATAAGCTCATgagatgctttttttttttgtgtaaattAATAGTCGCTTCAGATGTATATTTTCTGTCATATTTGCTTTTATCTTCTCTTCATTAAAGCACTCATCATCTGCACAACAACTGACCAAAAGAGTTTATCGAATTTTCAGGTCTGTTGCAAATGGTGCCCTAAAATGGCTGAGAGACAACCTCTAGTCTGGTGTGTTTATGAAGTTTCCTCCAAATTTGCCCAAATATTCggctatatatatttttcttcctcCCAGAAGGGGTACTGGACGAGGCCGTGCAGCCAAAATGTCTCCACTGTTTTACAGAAATTAACTTGCCAGCGTTGCAGTGAAGATCTTGAATTGTGCGGTAGGCGACattgtttttatttgttgcaTTTTACATTTGTCAAATAATATACAAAATCAGCTGCTGCGTCTGCGTGCATGAACTGATTTGTATCATCTAGCAGGCTAGAGGGGCATCAAATTCTTGTCAATGAAACTCAATTTCAGACTCAACTTTTCTggaatttcatgttttttttggtcaatgaaTTTCTTTCACGGTTATTGTTTGTCAACAGTATTTACCATCGGTCGGTGATGTTTACAAATACGTATAATTTGGTTGTGAGGAAGTACTGATGATTTTCCGAATCATGCGACGTAGTCTCATAGGTTTTCGTCACTCCTTTGCTTCTGTGTCTTGGTTCACAGATTTCACACCTATGACAAAAGCTTCTTTGGTCCATTCTCTTCTCCGCGTCATCTCAAGCTTAGGCGCTCGAGTGCTTCCGTGGTCGTTGCCCTAGGCGGCACTTTGTTTTGTAGTTCCTCTTCCAAAAATCAGATCAGAACCTTGATTGTACTAAGATACAGGCGAAAaagtaaaaggaaaactaacgaaaagtctaaaaaaactcttcttttaacgaaaatccctttttaaaggtatagtgaatagtgccatttaaatgtaaaaatgtgatttttcgttaaaaatgaacaatcccgtgagtgttttgttaaaactcccaaaagtAAAACAGAACCGATGGAATTGCAAAAGATCGATCTAAACGATCTAAGTCGACTTTCCCTACACTACTTGATACTTGAGAAACCTAAAATTACAAAGAAATGTAAACATCTTAAGTTTAGCAAGTTTAACTCTTCCATTTGATTGATCATACTGGTCAGGTCATGTCGATCATGCCCTGCCCTGACAAGCTGATCGACATGACCTGACAAGCTGATCTCGATGAAAGCGCTGAAGCTTGGAAATCAAGGtagaaaaaattaataaaagaacaAAGTACAGAATAGAGCCGGGAATCGAGGAGAAAATTGACATGTATACAATAGATACAGGCATCGAGGAAGTACACAATAGAGACGGATTTGCTCCGataacattaaaaaataataagaatgtaCCACGACTAGGATCAGTGCTAAATTGGTGAACTACATTCCTAGCTTCGGCCCTCCGCACGGCTTTGCTTGATCAAAAGCAAAACAGCTACAACAATAGGCATGAATATCATGATAAGAGCCTGGACGATATTGGGTCTAGTTATCTCAGGCAAAACTACGCTTCCGTACTTTATTACCGCTGCAGCCACAAGGGAACCGGCTACCACCTTCCCCAGATATTCCAAATCGTCCTGTTTACACAAAAGGAAACATTTACAATTCAGAATATTCTCAAATCATTTGTATGTTTCGAGACCACAGAATTTCATAGATAACAGAAGACATAAGGCATCTTTTAAGTTTCAGGTTTTCTGATTAGTTAGAACTGGAAGCAATTTTTAGCAGATTTATGATAACTTCTTTACACATAAATCACGTTCTCTTGTTGGCCGCTGATATTCCATCTTTTCCCTTCGTTTTGGCAACCAGACTAAATCCTTGATGCCACGACGCCAACTGTGACCATGGTATTAGATCGAAATGCAGCTTAGTTTCTGTTCTATTTTTCAGAAGACATATTAAGCAACCCTATtcttcaaaaatgaaaaacaatcaaAACTACTAAGGATGTCGCTTTCTTCACTCTATTTTCCCTGGTATGAGATACCTACTCAAAATGTACTACGACAATTCAAACATGTAAGATAGGTTTGTCGAAAATACTTCTCTAGAACTGTGTAAACAACTGAACACAAACTAGTGAATTTGAAATCATTCATGAAAGAGAACAAACTTACGCTTATAAACAACATAATCTTGACACTCTGATTGTTTATGTTTAGATAAGCAAGCAAAATAGAACAGGGCTGATCAGAAAAAAAAACTCGCAAGAAAGTGAAATCCCCAGAGGAAAACAAATTCATGTCCATAATGCTAACAAAGCCATCATACATTTTAATTGAGCCTAAAACTCTACTGGACGGTGGACATAGATTTCTCATGCACATACTGACGCTTGCATCTCTTTTCAAACTATTTGAGTGAATTACCAAAGAAAATAAATGCCGAATCTGGAGAATTCATATTCAACATTCAACCCACTAATCATATCGACATTTGACTGAAATGCTtgtgtgaaaatgtttttgggtttcaaaagcacttcaagtgctttttggGAGAAGCACTAGTTACATGCTTCTTGCAGGAAGCACTTCGAGTGCTTTTCagaattcacttgcatttttagtAAGGATtagtttcaaaagcatttttatcaAAAGCGCTTCCAGTCATTtgaaaagcacttccaaacacaCCCTTCTACTACCTAGTGATAATCTGCTTATACCAAATGACCAAACTTGTTTTCTATCTCAGAAATTAACTCATTAATTCCCCTGCAGAACCTAGCTTGTAATAGTGcaatatttaaattaaaaaacccagaaattaTTAAACCATCAAAATTCAATAGATTTTCGGACGTTTGTATATAGGGCAGAGTTTCTAATCTGTCTAAAACAACAGTAAGATGTACCAATTTACCTTCAATTTGGAGCCTCAATATTTACTCGCAGTGGccaaaattaatcaaaaaagGAAAAGGGGTAAATGGATATACCTCAGAGATCAAACCGCTGCCATTGTTACCCACGTTTGAAttcacttcttcttcctcacctcCTCTTTGAGGGTCAAGAGCTCGGATAGGGAAATACCCCTTTACCCTTGTGGAAGATAAGCAATTGGGGTAGTGGATGGCAAATTTCGTGTAACTCGTGAACTTCTGTGCGGGCCGTAGCCGCCGTTGATCAGACCCGGACGAGTATCGGAGGCTGGAGGCTCCTGTCACCGTAGCTGAGGCAGTTGCCACCACCATTTCTGTGTGGCTGACACTTGGACTTAATAAGTGTATGTCACTCCATTCATTGCCTAAGTTTTTAATTTATCCACATGTGTGCCttgaatttgtttcattttttcagTAAATTTAAATTATCATTTGATACTTTTATGGTTTGCTTATCTTTTTTAATCTCTTTCCTTGATAAAATTTTGGTTAAACTtgtattgaaaaaaattaattatacttAGCATTAGTATTATTATCatatgaatttgaagtaaattaTAGTAATAGTCccttaattttaactcaattaaagtaatgatccctcaactaaaaattcattaccagtgatctctcaactcatcaaaccgtGCAACTATgatccatcaactaaaaattcattaccgtTGACCCTCAACTTTGATCCAACTGGataaatgatccctcaactttaactcaattggagcaatggtccattAACTTTAATCAAATGGTAGCAagggttattccaacataacttttgacaaaattctaatgAAGTTGACGATAAAGatcatagctacacattttgatgagttgagggaccctaattgtaGCAGTGGTCATTTCAAAGTAACTCATTGTAGACAAAATTatgacgaagttgacgaaaatgactataactacacattttgatgagttgagggaccaatggtaatggatttttagttgagggtcATTGttctaatttgattaaagttgagggaccattgctacaatttactatATGAATTTGTAATGATAAATCAATTAGTTCATAAATATTATGTTGATgaacaaaaccggaggtcttggtacaacgtaaatccgaccgtgaatctgcaagtaatgtaaataacacaagatgtatcgtggttcaccccaaggtttgggctacgtccacactagttatgtatttatctgaggaagagagagctttgagagtgagagcCTTGAGAGGAtaaggagccttaggaattggcctcccctaattgtgagggtgagaggtccttttatagaataaagactcctcacttattacatatttgcccttttctttatcacataattacatttaagtcatccgagtatttatacgagatctaaatatgaggtcctaaatatggtataaacatattACATTTATAATCTTCTTTGTAATTGAaaggctttttagtcaaaatggtcattaagatttgtataactcctcactttggtctctAAAGTGGTCTCTAAGTTTGTCCACCATTAATCATTTTtgtcattccatgaaaaatctctattaaataaaaataaaatgataaaaataccctcaatttttttttttcaaatcattttcgatttaacataattttcacGGAATAACCAAAGTGATTACTAGTGGACAAACTCAAAAACTACTTATATTGAATTCAAATCTCAGAAagcaaaatgatgagttatTCTCCATgaccattttggttaaaaagctTAATTGTTATTCATGTGTAAGATTCTACATATTAACGTTAGGTTGACCGTCCTTATTGAAAATTCTAGCTCCCTCTCTCCATTAGGATCAAATAACCACGTTAATACAAATTTGCCTATGTACTTATAGCACTAAAAGACTTCAATGGCCACATGGCAAATTGTTGCCGTGAATTCCACATCTACTATAATATTCCTGAGAATATTGCATTTCAAAGCAACCATATCCATGTGGAAGCCATTTTTATGTCCTCATTTTGTGGAAATCAATCCTAATTCAAGTATTTGATGGCCTCCAAGTTCAAGTGCTAGAACCAAGGCATGCAATTttattgtgacaacccgtcccaaatcttacgtttttacaaaatttaaaagtatgattttacaaaaatcccTTAGAGGCGAAGGTATTGATTTTCGTGGATCAGCATATAATGATGTGTATGACTTAATCCTTTAGCGTTTTCCTGAAACACTCGAGAAGTATTTTTGGTTTAAgtcactatttatatatttttatatatttttataacgtttataattatatttttttcatattaaGTTATTtgaaaagaggaaaaagaaagaaagaaaagaagaaggaaacagGAAGAGATGAAAGAAGAAAGGGGATTGGGCAAGAACGCCCAATCAGAAAGAGAGGGACATAAGGAACGAATTGGAGGAGGAGGGAGGAAAGTCTGCCCAATGAGAAGAGAGGAAAGGATGGGAAATGAGAAAGGAGAAAGGGAGAGGATCGGCCGGATCCCTTGAACCCGCACCCAACCCAGTTTCGAAACTGGTGGAATTCTGACATTTCCGAGCCGTTTTTCAAGCAAATTTCACCCCATTTCCACCTGCAATCATCACCATACCTCTTCCCCTTCATTCTTCTATCAAGATTCGATGGAAATTGGGTCAAATCCGTGACATTTGACGATCGTGACACTAACGGGTTTTGTGTCAATTCTCCCATTTCTGAAGCAATTTCTTCCAATTTCCACCACCAATAGACTTcacttgaggcctagaacaatgCCCAATCATTGGTTGGAACGTCGAAGTCGAATTGGGGACGAATCAAGAACACCAATTTCTAGGGTTCCTAGCGGATTCGAGGCAAATTGGAGCATTTCCAGGctaaattggccttggtcacaggtataaaagttactctactcattgagatcttcatttttgtaatttttggtaatttttagaaatagttgagttttccggcgagccgggcggccgaccgccacctgcGTCGGCTGGTGCGACGGCGCGTGGCCAGGGGACCATCGATGTTATTTTTAGGCTAATTAGAtgccttgagttcagttttggtaGTTGTATGACGTAGGTTGATTGTTGGAATCTAAACTCTCTACGTTACGTTAATAggtcattatatgaatcgacgatccgaccgttggatcgtcaccaaactttagtatgttatagtacataatatttgaggatcataggaacttacggattagGAATTCGACCTACGGATCttctcgaattggatttgtaagtttataaaataaatgttaaccgccacttagTTTTGGGCAATTGACGgaaatccgaccgttggatcgtaatgaaattttagtatgttattctagaagtataatgtggatctttggaagttgcGGATTAGAAATCTGATGTGCGGATCTTCCATATCGGGTTACACAGGGTTGTGGACCCAACCGTCGATCTTTGACCGACGGTTGACTCTTGGTCAATAGGTCTCAAATTATTCTTGAAGGTCTTTgaggatatgttttatgtattttatcggttagaactctgagatgtgattcgATAATTGGTTataggcgacgat
Protein-coding sequences here:
- the LOC103437287 gene encoding uncharacterized protein, whose product is MVVATASATVTGASSLRYSSGSDQRRLRPAQKFTSYTKFAIHYPNCLSSTRVKGYFPIRALDPQRGGEEEEVNSNVGNNGSGLISEDDLEYLGKVVAGSLVAAAVIKYGSVVLPEITRPNIVQALIMIFMPIVVAVLLLIKQSRAEGRS